In Deltaproteobacteria bacterium GWC2_55_46, a single window of DNA contains:
- a CDS encoding bifunctional demethylmenaquinone methyltransferase/2-methoxy-6-polyprenyl-1,4-benzoquinol methylase has protein sequence MSEKMTHFGNQTIPEGEKEKKVREVFDSVASRYDLMNDLMSFGVHRFWKRFVAAETGLRPGQSAIDVAGGTADISLLMADRVGEAGNIVVFDINGEMLKYGKEKCVDRGYLKNIRFVQGNAEDIAFDDNTFHCATVGFGIRNVTHLDRAFREMTRVVKPGGKVICLEFSHPTSKLFKKAYDLYSFSFIPNVGEMITGNRSAYEYLPESIRKFPPQEELKKIMEGAGLWKVKYHNLMNGIAAVHVGVKV, from the coding sequence ATGTCCGAGAAGATGACCCACTTCGGGAACCAGACCATCCCGGAAGGTGAAAAAGAGAAGAAGGTCAGGGAGGTATTCGACTCTGTAGCCTCCAGGTATGACCTCATGAACGATCTAATGAGCTTCGGCGTCCACAGGTTCTGGAAGAGGTTCGTCGCCGCTGAGACGGGCTTGAGGCCCGGGCAGTCGGCGATAGATGTCGCCGGAGGCACCGCCGATATATCTCTACTCATGGCAGACAGGGTCGGCGAAGCCGGCAATATCGTCGTCTTCGACATAAACGGCGAGATGCTTAAATACGGCAAGGAGAAGTGCGTTGACCGCGGGTACCTGAAGAACATCCGCTTCGTGCAGGGCAACGCCGAGGACATAGCCTTCGATGATAATACGTTCCATTGCGCAACCGTCGGCTTCGGCATAAGGAACGTAACGCACCTCGACCGGGCTTTCAGGGAGATGACAAGGGTAGTGAAGCCCGGAGGCAAGGTCATCTGCCTTGAGTTCTCGCACCCGACGAGCAAACTATTCAAGAAGGCCTACGACCTCTATTCGTTCAGCTTCATCCCGAACGTGGGCGAGATGATAACCGGCAACAGGAGCGCGTACGAGTATCTGCCAGAGTCTATCCGCAAGTTCCCGCCGCAGGAGGAGCTGAAGAAGATAATGGAGGGGGCCGGGCTCTGGAAGGTAAAATACCACAACCTCATGAACGGCATAGCGGCCGTGCACGTGGGGGTGAAGGTGTAG